The nucleotide sequence GATGATTGCACCGTGCTGTTGGAATCCTTCggcacgctgctgcatTACCTCGGCGATCGTAGTTTGCCTTATTTGACACAGATTGTGGGTGTGATTCGCTGGCGACTGGGTACCCAGAGTCCACGCACACGTCAGCAAGCGGCGGACATGATCTGCAAGATCGCGCCGATCATGCGCCAGTGTGGCCGTCAGGATATGCTTGCCAGCTTGGGGCTGCACCTATACGAATACCTGGGTGAGGAGTACCCAGAGGTTCTAGGCAGCATATTGGGAGCCCTGAAGGCGATTGTCTCTGCCATCGGTCCGGCGGCAATGTCGCCTCCCATCAAGGATCTGCTGCCACGCCTCACTCCCATCTTGAAGAACCGGCATGAAAAGGTGCAGGAGAATGTGATTGAGCTCGTGGGGCGTATTGCAGACCGCGGAGGAGACCTTGTTTCCCCCAAGGAGTGGGATCGTATCTGTTTTGACTTGCTCGAGCTTCTGAAGGCCAATAAGAAGAGCATCAGACGTGCGACCGTTAACACCTTCGGTTACATTGCGCGCACAATCGGTCCAAACGACGTTATAGCGACACTGCTTAACCATTTACGCGTGCAAGAGcgacagctgcggctgtgcaCCACCATCGCCATTGCCATCGTCGCGGAGACGTGCCTACCGTACTCCGTTCTCCCGGCGTTGATGACGGAGTACCGCGTGCCCGAGATTACCGTGCAGACCGGAGTCTTGAAGGCGCTGTGTTTCCTCTTCGAATACATTGGCGAGATGGCCAAGGATTACATTTACGCCATCACGCCCCTCCTGGAGAACGCGCTGATGGACCGCAACTTGGTGCACCGTCAAACGGCCGCCTGGACATGCAAGCATCTGGCGTTAGGCGTTGCGGGTTTGAACTGCGAagacgcgctgctgcatctGCTGAACTACGTCTGGCCCAACATTTTTGAAACCAGCCCCCACCTAACGCAGAGCTGCTTCGACGCCATAGACGGATTCAGGGTGGCCCTGGGGCCGAGCGTGATATTCCACTACATTCTGCAGGGGCTCTTCCACCCGGCGACAAAGGTGCGCGAAGTCTACTGGCGACTGTACAATAACCTCTACGTGGGCAACCAGGACGCCTTAGTCCCGTTGTTCCCGCTGGTACGCGAAGGCGTGGAGAACCGCCACCAAGCAACGGAGCTTTTGTACACCCTATAGAGGCTCATTTGCATCGCTAAATTTGAATATGAGTACTGCATTCAAGAGTGGCTAGGTTATGTATAGGGTTAGAATGCTACCCTGGTGTCGTTCGGCTGCCTCTTGCTAAGTATCTTGGCATGTGCTTGGAGGGTGATGAGCCGGTTTCTCATGGCTTCGATCTTCTGGTCGTTTATCTTAGCCTGGTGGCTGAGATAGGCGTACAGGTTCCTtatatggttgcagagctCCGCGTCGCCTTCGAGGTCGTGGTGGCCGCGGAGGTGCATGGACTCCTTAGAGTACTCCCACTCCCTGAGGTTGGGGTCGCCCACCTCGGCTTCTATCTCGTTGTCCAATGCTTCTATGCGATTATTGAGGGTTTCAAACTTGTGCTTCAGCGCATCTATCATGGAAAGCACGCCTTGGGATACCGAGGTCTCCTCCTTTAGGGCTTCCTCCGGAGCATCGGCACGCTGCGCGTACGTGGTTTCGCCTGCAATATCGAATGTGGCTTTGAATTTCAACATTTCGAAATGTTATGTGTGAGGACTCACCTATCGGGGTATGGGTGGCTCGCGTCGTCTCATGTGCCACTGTGTTCTCCACCGGGGCATGTCTGCCTAAAATTTCAAGGCGTTCCTTGATGCTATACTCCTGGAGGTTGTACAGTAgcgagtagtgatccaGGAAGTCGGCTTTGATTGCGTCTATGGACTCCTTCAGGTTCCCACTTAGGACTCCGGTTTTCGGCTGCGGCGGATTGTGTTGAGAAGGCTCCGAGGGGGCGTCGACGAGGGTGTTGACCAGCTGCTTGAAAAGCAAAGAGTGCTCATTCATCTCAGTTTTCCGCTGGAACGCTCCATTGAAAGCGCACTTAACGAGTGAGCAGTACACGTCTGGGTCTAATACCACCTTGTCAGTGACATCGTCGCGGCCAGAATGCTGCGCCATTTTATCGGTGGCCGCAGATGCGATGTTAAATGATCAAGCTGTCGTTGCTTGCAAAACACCGGTGAGCTACCGGGAGTTGGTGAAGCGGTTTGCGGCTTCGTTATACACAACGACGTCGAGGGAGTCGAAACGCCGAATCACAGCCCGCTTCGTCAGCTATGCCACAGGTAGCGCTAAACCACGTTAAATGACTAAATGTTAGCAACGACTTAGCCGTTATATCGGCGCGACGCTGTCCGCCTGGACGTCGACGCCGCGGTGTCGACTCTGCCAAAGGGGTGCACCCAGCGGCGTCGGCGCGTTGCTTACTTTAAATGTGTACAGCAATTGTTTTACGTCAAGTGAATTTTATTTTGCGCTTTTCCGCCATACATAGTATGCTGCTTGTCTCCCGGGTGCTCTGTCACAGCAACGGTTATGTCCCCGCCTTCCGTAGTCGCCACCGCTGTAGCCAACACACAACATTGATACACGTGCCACAAGAGCCTATTTTAACACTCAACGCGTCATTGCAGTCACAGAACTGCCTTGCGCAACGAAACAAAGCAACGGCAACAGACAGCGGCATACAGCACGTCCCTGGTACTTAACAAGGCGGTCTGCAAACTACGCAGCAAATTTCGATTTAAAATAAGTTATATGTGACACGTTCGTCGCGACACATTGGTCGATAAGGCATTATATTACGCAGTCTCTGTGGGGACGCTCGGGCGCGGATTCCGCGGCGTCCCTCGGGACTTTGCGTTATTTCGCAGACGCCTGAGCGAGGCTCGTAgcgcagcgatggcattcATATGTTCCATCAGCGGCGTGCAGCCGGAGGAGCCGTGCCTCAGCCGCACTGGTTACGTGTTTGAGAGGCGTCTAATCGAGAAGCACCTCGATGAGAATCCTACCTGCCCAGCCACCGGCGAGCCGCTAACCGTGGCGGACTTAATACCCATTAAATGTAAGTCGTGCTCCTCAGTAAATAGTGCCCCCTCGATGTGTTGGCTATACATACGGTGTAGGTGACAAGACAGTGCAGCCGCGGCCGGCCTCGGCCATGAGCATCCCCGGCCTTCTCTCCCTTCTCCAAAGCGAGTGGGATGCACTTGCCCTTGAGACGTACAATCTGCGCACGTACACCAGCGACGTGCGGAAGCAACTCTGCCAGAGCCTGTATGAGCATGACGCAGCAACACGGGTGATCGCGCGGCTGATCAAGGAGCGCGACCGTGCTCTCCAGCAAGTTGAAACGCTcgaacagcagctgctcgagtATCGCGCCAACTACGATGCTGGAGCCATTGAGGTGGGTCTGGACGACGACAGCGTAGGCCGCATTGAGGAACTCGCCAAGGCGTTGATGGCGGAACGCAAGAAACGCGACGTGGGCGTCTTCACACGTGCGGACGAAATCGCACAGTTTCGCCAGACAGGCGACTACAGGACGCACAGTTCTACCACGCCGGGGATTCTTTCCGTCGCATTAGATGAGTTCGGCTACACGGGCGGGCGCCATGCGTGCTTCACTGGTGGTGCCGACGGCAACGTGATCTACTTTGACCTGGAAAGCGGCAGGACGCTTTCCAGGTTGGTTAGCCACATGAAGGCCGTCAACTCCGTGGTCTCACACCCGTACTCTAACATCGTAGTATCGGGGTCCGACGACAAGACCGTGCGCATGTGGCGGGCAGCCGACGACGGCGACCATGAGTACAACTGTACTCACGTGGTGAAGAGCAGTAAGGCGCCAATTACAAGTCTGTCGTTGCACGCTAGCGGCGAGTACATCCTAGCCTGCTCCTCGGATGGGTTCTGGCACCTGGTCGAACTGGAATCCGGCCGCGTGGTTAGGGTATGCCGAGACATTCCCTCTGTTTGCTCAAGCGTCAAGTTCCACCCCGATGGGTTGCTGGCGTGTGGTAGTGGCATTGACGGGACAGTACATATTTGGGACCTTCGCACTCAGGAGATTACCAGCAGCTTGAACGACGAATCGGGATCGCGCTTGAACTCTCTTGATTTCAGCGAAAATGGGTACCATTTGGCCACAGTTTCTGATGACGGACGACTTTCACTCTGGGATTTGCGCAAAAGTGAAGCTTTTGCTTCCGTGGATTGCAACGGGTCTCCCTCTGTAGTCAAGTTCGACCGCTCCGGTTTGACTTTGGCCGTAGGCTCCACAAAGGTCGAGCTCTACAGCCTCGTAGACAAGACTAATGTGCTTTCCAGTGGCACATTGGAGGGACACGACGGATATCTCACCGATTTGGCTTTCGGCAACGACTCAAGTTTCATTCTGACGACGTGCAGGGACAAAAGCCTGCGCGTGTTCTCCCAGTGACCTGGATCTTGCCCGATGTTTACACCTCAGTCTTCTACCGCTGCGCACATCCTCGACATCGTCTTAAGTTGTGCGGTGGGTCGATTCGAACGCCCAGACTGGCCGAAACAACGGGCTTCGTGCCAGCCCTTGGGCCTTCCACGAGGCCTGCTCGCAGTCCAACACTTTTTATAATGGGCGACATTTTCGCCAAATTGGCGTCATATTCCGGCGTCAGAAAATCGCTGTCGTCGCAGCGTGTCAGAGAGAAGGTCAGCTTTGACCAGGAACTCGCCATCGCAGACAGTCACGGCGACGCCGTCGAGGGAGCCACTTGCCTGGTCACCTTCGATGAGCTCCGCACACTTAGAGAAAACAGTGATAATTTGACGTGGCTAATAGATTCGCTTCATTGTCGTTTGAAGCTCTCTTCGCCGTCGCCTGTCCAAGCCAGCGTTAGTCGTATTGGTTACCATTGACGTGTTCGCAGGTCATCCCTTTAGCGCTCAAGGGGGAGGATGTGTTTGCCGTAGCGCCTACGGGTTCAGGCAAGACGCTGGCCTACCTAATACCCATCCTTCTGCAGCACAAGGTGAGCGGAGCCTTCTTGTAAACTATACGGTGTCAGAAACAGAAAGCAATACAAAGCCTCGTCTTAGTGCCAACTGTCGAGTTGGTGAATCAGGTCACTCGCGAGTTGGTATATTTAATCGGTAGGTGTATTTTGTAGTCATTTGAAAAGCCATCAGGAGATAACGATGTGGGCATCCTTCCACTAGACCCGAAATGCAGTCAGTTGGACAAAGAAATTTGCATATCCACTCCCGCAACGATGTTATCAGTGCTAAAGAAACGCAAAGATGTATTGTCTAAactggagctgctggtggTTGACGAGGCCGATGTGCTTTTTGACGGCGGCTACGCACGCCACTTCGACAGCATCCTAGCATCCCTTGTAGAGGTCAGAGGACTTAGAAAGATGCTATTCAGCTCCACAATGCAACAGCAAGTACTGGATCTTGCTGCGAGCTTTATGCCTAGCGCAGTACATGTATCGGTGGGCCAGAGCACAATGGCATGTAAGAACGTCCGTCAGGAGCTCATTTGCGTCACAAACGAAAACGGGAAAGTACCGGCGCTGAGGCAGCTCATTCGTGAAGGTCGAGTGGACCTGCCTTGTCTGGTGTTTTTGCAAAGCGTGGAGCGGGTTGGGCGTGTATACAGTCAGCTGAAGGACGATAACTTGCTCGTCGATCGCCTGACCGGTCGCCTCGCACCTGCCGAGCGGGAAGAACTGATAAATAAGTTCCGGCTATCGAAGATTTGGGTTTTGCTTTGCACCAACATATTGGCACGTGGTTTGGACTTCCGAGGTATCGGGAGTGTGGTGAACTTCGACATACCGCTTACCGCGCAGGACTACGTCAACCGGATAGGGAGGTCAGGCAGAGGCGAAACAAGCGGCAGTGCGATAACTTTGTTTACGATGGACGACGTGAATATAATGGGGCCCGTGATAGACATTATGCGCCGTTGCAACCAGGAGGTGCCTGAGTATCTCTTGCGCTGCGAACAGAAGAAGGCGAACGTGAAGCGCCCTCCAAACCGCCAGAGCGACGTGTCGCAAAGAAAGCGCCATAAACATAGATGTGCTAAGGTAAATGGCAAGAACGTGGCGAACTCAAATGGGAAACAAGTCATAAAGCAGGAACCATAAGGTGCCTTCACCACTTGGTCTTTAACGACCTAAGCTCCCGTTATGTACAGCGGCGCAATGAACGTATATACTACGCTTGGACACGCCGTATAAACAAACGATAATCTGTTGACGATAGTAGCCGCTTCGTACCTTAATGAATACCTTACCTTGGTATGTAAGGTGATCGTTGTCCACGCAGTGGGAGGATTAACATACATTGTTCCATTAGATATATTTGTCTAATGAAGCAATCAAACTTGTGTATTGCTATAATAGGCATACCTGATGGCATATATCAAACCCAGAAAGCTTGCTTTGTTTACGCCGTTTTTGAGGTTGAATAGTCCGACATCTGTGCAAATACGTGTCCTTGGCGCCATCACATACATATTGATAGGTCACGCCTTGTATCCATCGGCATCGGCTGCACGATATGCACCCTCCGGTAGCGTACATATTGGGTAATGCACATTTGCCACTGGGAACTGCCTTTCACTGGCGTTTTAAGAAGCAAGACCTCTACACTATTCCTTAGACCTATAATTTCACAATCTATCCACATATAAATAATCATCTTTGGCAGTGTAAGGATCATTAGTGTCATGGAAGTCAAGGATACTAACTGCGATGAAAGATTAAGTTGGCAAGTGATTGAATTCCCTGGTGTCACTAGCGTCATACCAAACAGCCGTCCGGCATTTTTGGTCAAGCTGTGATGCGAAACTACGCCAGGGCGGCGCCAATTGCTCGTACACCCGAACAAACCTACAATTGTAAAACCTTATGAATAAACGTCAGGCGTTGTCGCACGTATCGTAGACGCAGTTGAATAAGTACCACATTGAAACAATACATCGCATTGCATCAATTGAGCGCACAAATAGAAGCACAGAACTGCAGCTCGATAACTCATACGGCAGCAACAGGGTGAGCGAAATTTGTATACATTACATTGTCGATAACGTGCCGATATTGGAAATATTTCGTGAGAGTTCAAATGATGCCAAGTAAGCGGCATCCAGACTCATATTCTCTTACTTCTGCTTTGCTTTTGTAGGTGCAGCAGATTTTGTAGGTACAACGGTTTTGGCGGCTGCAACAGGTTCAGCAGGCTTGGCAGGTACAGCAGGTTTAGCAGGTTCAGCAGCCTTAGCAGGTTCAGCAGCCTTAGCGGGTTCAGCAGCCTTAGCGGGTTCAGCAGCCTTAGCAGGTTCAGCAGCCTTAGCAGGTTCAGCAGCCTTAGCAGGTTCAGCAGCCTTAGCAGGTTCAGCAGCCTTAGCGGGTTCAGCAGCCTTAGCAGGTTCAGCAGCCTTAGCAGGTTCAGCAGGCTTGGCAGATTTTTCATCGTCTGCGGGTTTTTCAACCACGACATCTGAAGATTTGACATCCTCAGCGTCGTCTGCGTCCTCAGCAGCCTTAgcttcttcagcagcagctcttgcggccgctgccgcagctTTTGCAGCCTCAAAGGCTTGGTcggcttcagcagcttttGCGGCTTGTTCAGCTGTTATAGCACCCATAACATCGAATCCGTAAAAAGCCCAAAATCCAGAAAGGTCATATACTATTTCCAATATGCGTGCCTTCACACCTCTCAACGCCTTTCTGACACCTGAACGGCTCAGTCCCTCGCGGCGATCCGCCTCTTCGTAACCCAAAGCTTTCAACACGGCTGCCAGACGCGTCTGTAGATCAGAGTTTGGATATTTCCAGGTTGGAGCATGGGTTATGTCGCGCAAAGAACGTAGTCCTGTGTATAACATAGGCGCACTACCGACGAGCACCACTGCACATGCTTCCGGCTTTTTCGAACATGATTTGACCCACGTCGCATCTGCACTGTATGCAGACTTGTACTGCTCAGGATTTTTCACATCATCCAAAAACTTTTCACAACTGTCCAGCACTTGACCTAAGTTCTTTGCGATTTCATTAGGGCCAAGGCGCGTTCTCTCCACGATATTCTCATAATCGCTGAGAGCGATGTGCCCAAAGGCCTCAGCTGCGGAAGGGGAAGACTTAGAAGACTTCGGAGAATCGGGTGAATCAGGAGACTTCGGAGACTCAGATGAATCGGGAGATTCGGATGAATCTGGAGTCTTGGGAGAACCAGACGAACTAGGCGTACCTTCACCACCTTTATTGAATCTCCGAAGCAGATATTTTACGAACGACTCGTCCTTAAGCTCCGGCTGCTCCAAGAACTCTTTGGAAATACGTTTAACATTCTCGAGAGCCGGCACCTCTGTCAAACCAACAGGCTTGTCAGAAAGAAAGTTATGCAGTGCTTCACTTATAGCTTTCAGACTTTTTTCACCGTCAGTTCCCTTCAacgccatcaaccagtcaataacctccttgaggttgcggGGAGCCTCAGTCAGCGAgttgtacaccattttgaaaaAGCCTTTAAATTAGCCGGATTCTACGAACGTGTAGCTTGTTCGCCTATTTGCAGGACATAACATAAAACAGGTCAGATATTTAACCACCTGTATTTCAATGGCTGGGTAGCACAACGCAAGTGCCGTTGCCTTCTAATCCCCTAGTACCTTATTGAAGTCCTCTAAATAGCCTGCACACAGAAAAATTTATAGAAGGCTTAACCACGACCAAGCTGCCGTATGGCAGTCAGCTCTAGGCAACTAACGTGGCATGCAAAACTTTAAGCGCGAGTCATTGGCGTGAACAGTTTTCAGGTAAAAGTAGCAGATATTAAGCTGTATATGATAGGAAAATATTTAACAATGATACTATATAAAACAAATGTTACGATTGGTAGCGATTATCGCATTACAGCCTATGCTATCCAAAGAAGCCTGTTGTTGGTCGACGTCGCAGTCGTTCACTCAGGATCTTAAACGCTCAGTTTACAGTCTTGCTCATTTGAATCACATGTTTGTTGATGTCAGTTGTAGCATCAGACCTATAGTGTGCCTTTTGGCCTATATCGATGGCACGTTGCGATGCAATCATTCGCTATCACCCCCTCCCAAAATGCCGACCATACGAGACTGACTATTACTGCATAATTCAGCGCATGACTGTGTTTGGTTCAACTCTGTATGCGCGTAAGGCGGTGTGTGCATATATGGCCGTACGAAACTAGGTTCCGAATAGGTGATCTGGTTCACTTGGCGATGGTCCAACGTTGCTATGTAAATCCTGATTCGGAAATTTTGAGACTCCCGCACAGAGTCTCAGACGGCCAA is from Babesia bigemina genome assembly Bbig001, chromosome : IV and encodes:
- a CDS encoding WD domain, G-beta repeat containing protein, putative; translated protein: MAFICSISGVQPEEPCLSRTGYVFERRLIEKHLDENPTCPATGEPLTVADLIPIKCDKTVQPRPASAMSIPGLLSLLQSEWDALALETYNLRTYTSDVRKQLCQSLYEHDAATRVIARLIKERDRALQQVETLEQQLLEYRANYDAGAIEVGLDDDSVGRIEELAKALMAERKKRDVGVFTRADEIAQFRQTGDYRTHSSTTPGILSVALDEFGYTGGRHACFTGGADGNVIYFDLESGRTLSRLVSHMKAVNSVVSHPYSNIVVSGSDDKTVRMWRAADDGDHEYNCTHVVKSSKAPITSLSLHASGEYILACSSDGFWHLVELESGRVVRVCRDIPSVCSSVKFHPDGLLACGSGIDGTVHIWDLRTQEITSSLNDESGSRLNSLDFSENGYHLATVSDDGRLSLWDLRKSEAFASVDCNGSPSVVKFDRSGLTLAVGSTKVELYSLVDKTNVLSSGTLEGHDGYLTDLAFGNDSSFILTTCRDKSLRVFSQ
- a CDS encoding DEAD box RNA helicase, putative, with protein sequence MGDIFAKLASYSGVRKSLSSQRVREKVSFDQELAIADSHGDAVEGATCLVTFDELRTLRENSDNLTWLIDSLHCRLKLSSPSPVQASVIPLALKGEDVFAVAPTGSGKTLAYLIPILLQHKKQKAIQSLVLVPTVELVNQVTRELVYLIGDNDVGILPLDPKCSQLDKEICISTPATMLSVLKKRKDVLSKLELLVVDEADVLFDGGYARHFDSILASLVEVRGLRKMLFSSTMQQQVLDLAASFMPSAVHVSVGQSTMACKNVRQELICVTNENGKVPALRQLIREGRVDLPCLVFLQSVERVGRVYSQLKDDNLLVDRLTGRLAPAEREELINKFRLSKIWVLLCTNILARGLDFRGIGSVVNFDIPLTAQDYVNRIGRSGRGETSGSAITLFTMDDVNIMGPVIDIMRRCNQEVPEYLLRCEQKKANVKRPPNRQSDVSQRKRHKHRCAKVNGKNVANSNGKQVIKQEP